In Zunongwangia sp. HGR-M22, the sequence CTCCATGCTACGGTAATAATTTTGAGCTTATAAAAGCAGATGCAGAAAATCAAACGCTGTACCTCAAAGCTTCAGTAGAAGTATTAACCGAGCGCTTGTTTTTAGAGAAAGTTCATCGACCGGTTATTAGTCATTTAGAAACCAAAGAACAGTTAGAAGAGTTTATTAGAAAGCATTTGTTTGAACGGGCCTTTTATTATAACCAATCTAAAATTATTGTGGATGTAGATCATTCTACACCCACGAAGATTCTTGAAGAAATAAGAGCTAAGCTAGTTAAATAAGCTCTGCTCTATCATTTCCTTTTTCGAAGGTTATTCTTACCATTTCGCTTAAGGAGGTGGAAAGTGAAATTCCTTTAAAATCGGCTTTTACAGGATACTTTTTATGATTGCGGTCTACCAGTACTGCTGTTTTGAATTGCTTTAATGGAACGTCTAAAAAATGACGTACACCGTATATTAAAGTTGTGCCCGAGTTTAATACGTCGTCGATTAAGACTAGGGATTTTTCATTATAGTTTTCGGGAAGAATAGAAGTAGTTACTTTATTTCTTGGACTTTTCTTATTTACATGAACTTCGCATAAGATAATTTTTAATGGAGATATTTTTTCGAGTTCTTCCTGGATCCTTTTTGCTAGTTTAAAACCTTTTCTGGCAATACCGGCCAATACGATCTCTTCTTCATTTATGTTACTTTCATAAATCTGAAATGCTATTCTTCTAATTTTTTGAGCAATTTCAGTATCGTTTAAAATCTGAATTCTTTCTTTCATTTTATAAAGTCTTAGGTAGTTTGGTCTTTGTTTTCTTTGTCATCGGCATTTTCAAACCAATCATCAATATCTCTTCGATCTTTTTTGGTTGGTCGTCCCGTGCCTTTTTTTCGGTAATAATCTTTAGAATATTTAAGAAGATCTTGTTTTTCAAAAGCTTCTTTAGGGGTGTGATCCTGTACGTAAATATTCACAAGCTTTGCTCCAACTCGGCTTTTTGGAAGATCTAAAACTTCAATTTCGTAGTTTATTTGATTCTTCCTAACAACCAATCTATCGCCAGGGAAAATATCTTTAGAGGGTTTAACATTGGTGGTTTCCATTTTTACTTTACCCTGCTTGCATGCATTGGTTGCGATGCTTCGGGTTTTAAAGTACCGCACACTCCATAAAAATTTATCAACTCTCATAATAAATGGTCCTTAAAACTGTTCTATTATCTTAAACAAAAATACAAGATTATTGTATCTTGCGCCCTTAAAAACGAGACAATGCGATTGAATAAATACTTTTTAGCCGGAATTACTTTGGCTAGTCTTTCTTTTACCAGCTGTAACGACGACGATGATAATAACAGGAATATACCTCGAGAGGAGCTTAGGGATGAAACCGAGCAGGCCTTAATAGATGATGATAGTATTGTTGAATATCTACAAACGCATTTTTATAATTATGAGGAATTTGAAAATCCATCTTCAGATTTCGATTATAGAATCGTTTTTGATACAATTGCTGGAGAAAATAGTGATAAAGAATCGATATTTGAATCGGATTTTCTGGAAACTAAAAAGGTACCTTATCGGGTTAACGAAACAGAGGTGGACTATAATCTATACATTTTGAAGGTTAGGGAGGGGGAAGGAGAGCGTCCTCACTTTTCAGACTCGACGTATGTAAGATATAAAGGAGAATTGTTGAATTCTGAAGTGTTTGATAATAGCATTAATTCTCCTGTATGGTTTGATCTTGTAGGTTATGTTGTAGAGGAGGTAAATAATGCAGGGCAAGTTCAGCGTACTAGAAGAGGTGGTGTAGTGCCTGCATTTAGAGAAGCTATGACTGAATTTCAAGGAGCCTCTAGCTATACCGTTAATGGCGATAACACGGTTAACTGGTCTAATGATTATGGTATTGGAGCCTTGTTTGCTCCATCTGGATTAGGATATTTTAATGGTGCGACCGGAGGAAGCAAATATAGCCCGTTGATTTTCACCTTTGATTTACTGAATGTAAATGAAGCCGATCATGATGGAGATGGTATCCCAAGCTGGATGGAAGACATAAATGAAAATAGAGATTTATATGACGATGATACCGACGGGGATGGATTGCCTAATTTTTCTGATAATGATGATGATGGTGATGGTTTACCAACACGCCAGGAAATTATTATTAATGCAGATGGCACGATAACTTTCCCGGATTCTAATAACAACGGCACTTCAAATCACTTGGATCCAGATTATTTTCAACCTGTAGGTGAGGAATAATAATATAAAAAAAAGTAAATAAAAAAAGCTCCTAAAGAAGGAGCTTTTTTTATTTATAGAATACTATTTAGAGCGCTATAGATAAACTCAAAATCCATTGTGAAGGTCTTGAATCTATAGAGAAATTTTCTTCTGCAGTTTCACTGAAAGCAGTATTATCTGTAAATGCACCTTCATATCTAACGTCTATTCCCAAGTTGCCAAGGTTTAGACCTGCTCCTAATTGATATCCTACTGTAATATCTTTATCAACATTTCCTATTTTAAATGTTCCATTTTCGATTTCGTTGTTCGTGATGTATTGAAACGATGGCCCGGCTTTTACATTTAACGGGCCTAAGATATCGACTCCTAATAAAACCGGTAGGTCTATTTTATTAAGATCATAATCAAAAGCACCATAATCGGTAGTTAGTTTGGTGTAAACAAGTTCTGGCTGAATGAAAACTCCTGAAATTCCAAATTTTCCGAATACACCAAAGTGATACCCCGCTTTAGATTCTCCATTCTTTAAATCAGGGAAATCTTCTCTAGCTTCATCAAAGCCATTGATGTCACCAGTAGATCCATAATTTAATCCTCCTTTTATTCCAAATTCTGATGACTGCGCCCATATGCCTGTTGATGTTAGACAGAGCATAATGATTAAAATTTTTTTCATAATAATAGTTTTAGTTTCTATATCGAACGTAAATTAAGATCTTAAATTTTGGCTGAAAATAACAAAGCCTTTTAAAATGACTTTAAAAGGCTTTGTTTTATAAAAGTTTAACGCTTTTTAAGCTTTTATTTACGTTTTATAACTTTTTCTGAAGCTGCTATAATCGCATCGGCGTTAAGACCATACTTCTCCATTAATTGCTCTGGAGTACCACTTTCTCCAAAAGTATCTTTAGTAGCTACAAACTCTTGTGGAGCTGGTTGGTGTTCTGCCAAAGTTCTGGCTACACTTTCTCCTAAACCGCCAAGGAAGTTATGCTCTTCAGCAGAAACTACACATCCGGTTTTCTTAACCGATTTGATGATCGCTTCTTCATCTAAAGGTTTAATTGTGTGAATATTAATAATCTCAGCACTAATACCTTTTTCAGCTAAAGCTTCGCCAGCTTTTATAGCTTCCCATACTAAGTGACCGGTAGCAATTATGGTAACATCTGTACCTTCGTTCAAAATAATAGCTTTTCCGATCTCAAATTTTTGATCTTCAGGAGTGAATATTGGCACTTTTGGTCGTCCAAATCGTAAATAAACAGGTCCCACGTGTTCTGCAATAGCAATTGTAGCAGCCTTAGTTTGGTTGTAGTCACATGGGTTAATCACTGTCATCCCAGGTAACATTTTCATTAAACCAATGTCTTCAAGAATTTGGTGAGTAGCACCATCTTCTCCAAGTGTTAAACCAGCGTGAGAAGCACAAATTTTTACATTTTTATTAGAATAGGCAATAGATTGTCTAATTTGATCGTAAACACGACCGGTAGAGAAGTTAGCAAATGTTCCTGTGTAAGGAATATATCCACCAATTGTCAATCCAGCAGCCATTCCCATCATATTTGCCTCTGCAATTCCTGTTTGGAAAAAGCGATCTGGATTGGCTTCGATAAAATCGGCCATTTTCAATGAAGGGGTAAGGTCGGCACAAAGTGCAACTACTTTTTCGTTAGTTTTTCCAAGCTCTGCCAGCCCGGCACCAAAACCACTTCTAGTATCTTGTTTTTCTGTATATGTATATTTTTTCATTGTATTCTTTTTTGGAAAACACGAGTTTAGTAATCGCCTAAAGTTTCCGGGTTTTGTGCAAGGGCACTTTCTAATTGTTCATCATTTGGAGCTTTACCGTGCCATTCGTGCGTATGCATCATAAAATCTACACCATTACCCATTATGGTAGTCATTAGCACACAAACAGGTTTTCCTTTACCGGTATGTTCTTTAGCTTCGTTAAGTCCTTCGATTACTTTTTTGATATCATTACCTTCAGCAATTTCTAAAACATCCCATCCAAAAGCTTCAAATTTAGCTCTTAGATCGCCCATATTAAGAACAGTATCTGTGCTACCATCAATTTGTTGGCCGTTTACATCTACTGTAGAAATTAAGTTATCCACACCATTTGCACCGGCATACATTATCGCTTCCCAGTTTTGTCCTTCCTGTAATTCTCCATCACCATGCAAAGAGAAAACTAAATGACTGTCTTTGTTCAATTTTTTAGCTTGTGCCGCTCCTAAAGCTATAGACATTCCCTGGCCCAAAGATCCAGAAGCTATTCTAATTCCCGGAAGGCCCTCGTGAGTAGTTGGGTGTCCTTGTAGGCGAGAATCGATCATTCTAAACGTACTTAATTCTTCTACCGGAAAGTAACCACTACGTGCTAGTACACTATAGAAAACAGGGGAGATATGACCATTGGAAAGGAAAAATAAGTCCTCACCAACCCCGTCCATATTAAAGCTAGGATCATGCTCTAAAATTTCTTGATAGAGCGCTACAAAAAACTCAGTACAACCAAGAGAACCTCCTGGGTGGCCAGAGTTTACTTTATGAACTTGTCTTACAATATCCCTGCGTACCTGGGTAGCAAAACTTTTTAATTCTTCAATGTTTGCCATTTATATAGTTATTGTTGTGAATATTTATTGCTAAAATAAGTCAATATTATGCTTTCTCAAAACGAAAGCGCATGAGTATTGTGATAAGTGTTAAATTTACACTTTATTTTTGAAATATCATAATTCTTTAATTTGCAGAAATGTTAAGTATCTTTGCATCCACTAAATCTGAATATGGAATTTGAACTTTTAAAGACCGATCCCGCCAGTAAAGCCCGGGCCGGTAAAATTACTACCGATCATGGCGTAATTGAAACGCCTATTTTTATGCCGGTTGGTACAGTAGCATCGGTAAAAGGAGTACATCAAACAGAATTAAAACAGGAAATAAATCCAGATATAATTTTAGGAAACACCTATCATCTTTATTTAAGGCCACAAACCGAAATTTTGAAAAAAGCTGGTGGACTCCATAAGTTTATGAATTGGGATCGAAATATTCTAA encodes:
- a CDS encoding RNA-binding S4 domain-containing protein is translated as MRVDKFLWSVRYFKTRSIATNACKQGKVKMETTNVKPSKDIFPGDRLVVRKNQINYEIEVLDLPKSRVGAKLVNIYVQDHTPKEAFEKQDLLKYSKDYYRKKGTGRPTKKDRRDIDDWFENADDKENKDQTT
- a CDS encoding phosphoribosyltransferase family protein, coding for MKERIQILNDTEIAQKIRRIAFQIYESNINEEEIVLAGIARKGFKLAKRIQEELEKISPLKIILCEVHVNKKSPRNKVTTSILPENYNEKSLVLIDDVLNSGTTLIYGVRHFLDVPLKQFKTAVLVDRNHKKYPVKADFKGISLSTSLSEMVRITFEKGNDRAELI
- a CDS encoding FKBP-type peptidyl-prolyl cis-trans isomerase, with the protein product MRLNKYFLAGITLASLSFTSCNDDDDNNRNIPREELRDETEQALIDDDSIVEYLQTHFYNYEEFENPSSDFDYRIVFDTIAGENSDKESIFESDFLETKKVPYRVNETEVDYNLYILKVREGEGERPHFSDSTYVRYKGELLNSEVFDNSINSPVWFDLVGYVVEEVNNAGQVQRTRRGGVVPAFREAMTEFQGASSYTVNGDNTVNWSNDYGIGALFAPSGLGYFNGATGGSKYSPLIFTFDLLNVNEADHDGDGIPSWMEDINENRDLYDDDTDGDGLPNFSDNDDDGDGLPTRQEIIINADGTITFPDSNNNGTSNHLDPDYFQPVGEE
- a CDS encoding shikimate kinase — encoded protein: MKIFLNGYMGCGKSYIGEKLSESMDYTFVDMDSQIEIMEGRTIHEIFQKKGELYFRKLENEVLKDILASKSDMIISLGGGTPCYGNNFELIKADAENQTLYLKASVEVLTERLFLEKVHRPVISHLETKEQLEEFIRKHLFERAFYYNQSKIIVDVDHSTPTKILEEIRAKLVK
- a CDS encoding outer membrane beta-barrel protein; protein product: MKKILIIMLCLTSTGIWAQSSEFGIKGGLNYGSTGDINGFDEAREDFPDLKNGESKAGYHFGVFGKFGISGVFIQPELVYTKLTTDYGAFDYDLNKIDLPVLLGVDILGPLNVKAGPSFQYITNNEIENGTFKIGNVDKDITVGYQLGAGLNLGNLGIDVRYEGAFTDNTAFSETAEENFSIDSRPSQWILSLSIAL
- a CDS encoding transketolase family protein is translated as MKKYTYTEKQDTRSGFGAGLAELGKTNEKVVALCADLTPSLKMADFIEANPDRFFQTGIAEANMMGMAAGLTIGGYIPYTGTFANFSTGRVYDQIRQSIAYSNKNVKICASHAGLTLGEDGATHQILEDIGLMKMLPGMTVINPCDYNQTKAATIAIAEHVGPVYLRFGRPKVPIFTPEDQKFEIGKAIILNEGTDVTIIATGHLVWEAIKAGEALAEKGISAEIINIHTIKPLDEEAIIKSVKKTGCVVSAEEHNFLGGLGESVARTLAEHQPAPQEFVATKDTFGESGTPEQLMEKYGLNADAIIAASEKVIKRK
- a CDS encoding transketolase — its product is MANIEELKSFATQVRRDIVRQVHKVNSGHPGGSLGCTEFFVALYQEILEHDPSFNMDGVGEDLFFLSNGHISPVFYSVLARSGYFPVEELSTFRMIDSRLQGHPTTHEGLPGIRIASGSLGQGMSIALGAAQAKKLNKDSHLVFSLHGDGELQEGQNWEAIMYAGANGVDNLISTVDVNGQQIDGSTDTVLNMGDLRAKFEAFGWDVLEIAEGNDIKKVIEGLNEAKEHTGKGKPVCVLMTTIMGNGVDFMMHTHEWHGKAPNDEQLESALAQNPETLGDY